GGAATGCGGAAATACTCCACTGTGCGCGCCAGGGCAAAGGAGTTCGGCGGGATGATACAGTACTCCCCTTCCACATCGACAAAGCTGTTCTCATCGAAGGTCTTGGGGTCCACGGTAGCCGAATGCACGTTGGTAAAGATCTTAAACTCACCGGCACAGCGCACATCGTAACCGTAACTAGACGTACCGTAGGAGATGAGTCGCTCGCCATCATTGCCATGGCGCACCTGGCCCGGCTCAAATGGCTCAATCATGCCGTGCTGCTCAGCCATGCGGCGAATCCACTTATCGGACTTGATACTCACTCCGTCCCCCTAAAAAGAATAATCAGTGCTCAACAAAAGAGGCGGAATCATAGCCGGTTTAGACTGTGCAAAAAAGTGCCAATCGACGCCTTTCGTCCTTGTCGCCAACCACTAACTACTGTATAAATCCACAATAAACTGTATATATATACAGTCACCTGGTTAGATCCGATTGAAGACCGAGACAAGAATGCAGGGTGGCAATGTGAACAAAGCCAAAAACTTCATACAAAACAATCACTTGGAAAACCAAGCCAACCCCTCAATCAGACTGCGACACTTTAGAGGCAAGAAGGCCTGCCAAGCAGCCAATGAACCCCAAAACGCAGGGGCCACTACCGGTTTCACCAGCCTGGATGTCCTTCTCAAAG
The DNA window shown above is from Microbulbifer variabilis and carries:
- the dcd gene encoding dCTP deaminase, with the protein product MSIKSDKWIRRMAEQHGMIEPFEPGQVRHGNDGERLISYGTSSYGYDVRCAGEFKIFTNVHSATVDPKTFDENSFVDVEGEYCIIPPNSFALARTVEYFRIPRSVLTICLGKSTYARCGIIVNVTPLEPEWEGHVTLEFSNTTNLPAKIYANEGIAQMLFFESDEICDVSYADRGGKYQGQRGVTLPRT